The stretch of DNA CTGCCGGTGCAATGCACGGTGCACTTGCTACAGGCGCCCTGGCAACTACCTTTACTGCTTCCCAGGGATTACTGCTAATGATTCCGAATATGTATAAAATCGCCGGCGAACTGTTGCCAGGGGTATTCCATGTGAGTGCCCGCACGGTAGCTACCCATGCTTTGTCCATTTTCGGCGACCATTCGGATGTTATGGCTGCCCGCCAGACCGGTGCAGCAATGCTGGCTTCCGGCAGCGTCCAGGAAGTAATGGATTTGGGTGGTGTTGCCCACCTTGCTGCCATTAAATCAAGGATACCTTTCTTGCATTTCTTTGATGGATTCCGTACTTCCCACGAAGTTCAGAAAATTGAAGTCCTAAGTTACGAGGAATTGGAAAAATTAGTGGATTATGAAGCTATCAGTAGATTTAGACATAATGCGTTGAACCCTGAACATCCCGTCACACGGGGTACAGCTCAAAATCCGGATATCTTCTTCCAGGCCCGCGAAGCTTGTAATAGGTTCTACGATGCTGTTCCCGATATTGTTGAAGAATATATGCAGGAAATCTATAAGTTAACCGGCAGGGAATACCACCCGTTTAACTACTATGGTGCACCCGATGCGGAATATGTGATGGTTGCAATAGGTTCTGTGACTGAAACCATTGAAGAAACGGTAGATTACTTAATAAGTAAGGGCGAAAAAGTTGGTGTTGTTAAAGTTCACCTCTACCGTCCGTTCTCCGATAAATATTTCTTCAAGGTACTGCCGCAAACTGTAAAAAGAATCGCAGTTATGGATCGGACCAAAGAACCGGGCGCAATCGGCGAGCCGCTTTATCAGGATGTAAGAAGTTTATTCTATGGAAAGGAAAATGCTCCATTCATTATTGGCGGAAGATACGGCTTGAGTTCCAAAAACACAACCCCTGCGCAGATTAAAGCGGTATTTGACAACCTTAAATCCGAAGAACCCAAAGATCATTTTACTGTAGGTATCGTGGACGATGTTACACATTTATCGTTGCCTGTTGGAGAAAAAATTAACACCTGTGCGGAAGGAACTGTTAGCTGTAAATTCTGGGGATTTGGTTCCGACGGTACTGTAGGTGCAAACAAGAATGCAATTAAAATTATCGGAGACAATACTGATATGTATGTACAGGCATACTTTTCTTATGATTCCAAAAAGTCTGGTGGTGTAACCGTCTCTCACCTCCGCTTTGGCAAAAAACCAATAAAATCTACCTACCTTGTTGAGGAAGCAGATTTTATTGCCTGCCATAAAGAATCATATGTAAATCAGTTTGAAGTACTGGATGGATTAAAGGATGGCGGGACCTTCCTTCTTAACTGTACATGGCCGGCGGAAGACCTTAAAGAGAAGATACCATACAAGATGAAAAAGTACATGGCTGACCATCATATCAACTTCTATATTATCAATGCTTATGACATTGCATCTAAACTAGGGTTAGGCAATAGGATCAATATGATCATGCAAACAGCCTTCTTTAAGCTGGCAAACATTATTCCGGTAGAGGATGCGGTACAGTATCTCAAGGATGCTATTCAAAAAACCTATGGCAGCAAAGGTGAAAAAATTGTTAAGATAAATTGCGATGCTGTAGACCATGCTCTAGACGCCCTTATAAAGGTAGATACCGCTTCCTTATTGACCAATGCTGAAGAAGAAGCCGCAATGACAATAGAAGAATATAAGCCTGACTTTATCAGAAATATTCTGGAGACAATCAACAGGCAGCAAGGGGATTTACTGCCTGTCAGTGCCTTCGCTGGTACTGAAGACGGGACTTTTCCGCAGGGAACAGCTGCTTATGAAAAACGCGGTATTGCAATTAATGTCCCCGAATGGCAAATAGACAATTGTATTCAATGCAACCAATGTTCACTGGTTTGTCCTCATGCAGTCATCAGACCTTTCTTGCTGGATGATGAGGAACTTGCCAACGCTCCGGAAGGCTTTGCTGTCAAACCGGCGCTTGGAAAAGAATTGAAAGGGCTGCATTACCGTATCCAGATCAGTCCATTGGATTGTACAGGCTGCGGAGTTTGCGCACAGACCTGTCCGGCCAAGGAAAAAGCGCTTATTATGAAACCTTTTGCAACGCAGGTAGAAAAACAGAAGGAATATTTCAACTATGCCATCAATAAAGTTAAAGTCAAAGATAATTTAATAGATAAATTTACCCTTAAAGGCAGCCAGTTTGCCAAACCATTGCTTGAATTTTCCGGAGCCTGCGCCGGTTGTGGAGAAACACCTTATGCCAAGCTGATCACCCAGCTTTTTGGAGATAGAATGTTGATTGCCAATGCAACCGGTTGTTCTTCTATCTGGGGTGGTTCAGCACCTTCTACTCCATATACGGTGAATGATAGAGGCCATGGGCCTGCCTGGGCCAACTCGCTCTTTGAAGATAACGCCGAATACGGTTATGGTATGTATCTTGGAGTAGAACAGATCCGGGATAAGCTTGCCGATATTGCACAGGAAGTTATAAATCTCAATCTTGATGCCGGGCTAAATGCTGCTTTAACTGACTGGCTGCAAAACAAAAATAAAGGCGAGGAATCCAGGCTTGCTGCATCCAAATTACTGCCATTGCTAGAAAAGTACAGTGATCATACGCTCATCCATGAAATATTGGATAGGAAAGAATTCCTGGTCAAAAAGTCCCAGTGGATTTTTGGTGGCGACGGTTGGGCTTATGATATCGGTTTTGGAGGTTTGGACCATGTACTGGCTTCTGGAGATGATGTAAATGTTCTGGTCTTTGATACCGAAGTGTACTCAAATACCGGCGGCCAATCATCAAAAGCTACGCCGACAGCTGCGGTGGCTAAGTTTGCAGCTTCCGGTAAGAAAATCAGAAAAAAAGACCTGGGTAGGATGGCAATGAGCTATGGGTATGTTTATGTCGCTCAGATTGCATTGGGCGCCAACATGAATCAGGCGATAAGAGCTATTAAAGAAGCCGAAGCTTATCCGGGACCATCTTTAATTATTGCCTACGCACCATGCATCGCCCATGGTTTAAAGGGTGGCATGGGGTGCAGTATTATGCAGGAAAAGAAAGCAGTTGAGACCGGGTACTGGCATCTATATAGATTTAATCCTTTATTGAAAGAGGAGGGTAAAAACCCGTTTGTTCTGGATTCAAAAGAACCGGCGGAATCCTTTAAAGACTTCCTGTTAAGTGAAGTCCGCTATACCTCACTGCAAAACACCTTCCCTGAAATTGCTGAAAAATACTTTGAACTGGCTGAACAGGATGCAAAGGAAAAATATAATATCTACAAGCGGTTAGCTGCAGACTTTGAAGACGTTAATAAGTAATATGAAAATAGCTCGGAGTTTGGAGCTCGGAGTATGCGAGACACAATAGAACCGATTCGGATGGGTACCATCATATATGGAATGTTGCAGCCGGAAAATAGCCATGGAGGGCGATTTTAGGCTTATCCCGGCACGGATGCCGGTATAAGCCGACGGCAAGACATGGAATATATGATGGTACTCATCCGAGGGATGTATTTTCATCTTGTTCCACAATTGCGCATCTTTGTCCACAGATTTTTGTGCAAGCTATTTCCTTAAGAGTCAAAAAATGATATTTTTCTCTATCAACCTTCTGCTTAGCATTGCTTCCTGGATAAAAACAAAAACGCCAAAAGCAATAAATATATCACCAATGCTCAATACTTTAGGCAGCGGGTAAGGTTTAGGTATAGCGATAATATCAGCCAAAATGCTCAACCGCGTAGATGATGTTATTAAAGTGTGAGTAATAACCATTTGGCTCTTTAACATTTCCAATTTCTCAGGGTTTACTGCCTGGAGTGCCGTGGGTGAAACCGGTTAAAATAAACGGATACAAATTCAATAAAAGCAGCAATAATTAAAAGATACCATGCCCGCATATCTATTTTTTCAATGTTTTTAAATTTTCCATTCCTTAATTTAGCTACAGCTACTGAAGCTGCTACTGATTCTATAAGTATTTGTATCCTTTTTATTGCATTTTTTAAAAAATTGTTCATTTATATTTTGTTATAATGAATATTTATTTAAAATTCAATAATTTTTCTAAGCTTAGAATGCATTTTTAAAATTTGAAGTGTTATTCCAATAACAGGAATTCCGCTAAGAACCTGTAAATTTGTGCCTACAGGCTCTAAACTATTTTAAGAAATATTTGTTAAGATCGTCTAATAATAAGTTTACAGCTTTTACCCCACCAGCAGTGTTCCAGATATCATCTCTAACCTTGAAAACCTTGTTATTTTTAACAAGGATCCAACAATTTTTAAATCCCTTAAACTGCCCCACCCACACCTTTGATAAGACCGTTCTTATCCATAAATTTTATAAAATTTAGAACTAAAAACTGTTCCATACCAAATTTACTTCTAATATTAACACCATATATGAATAATTTACATAAGAGGTGACTTTAAAGTAAGAGATTTATTTTGAATTTAATCTCATCTGTCACTCTTATTGAATATTATGTACTAAAACATATTGGGAGGGAATAAAATGTATATATGTCCATATGCATATATGATGAACACATATATTACTGTAACTTATAGTATTACCATTAATACTTCTGCTCGGACATTAACCTTATACCGTAACGGAAGTGTATATAAAACTTACCCTGTTGCGGTGGGTAAACCTTCCACTCCTACCCCAAAAGGGACATTTACAATTCTAAACAAAGCCGTCAACCCCGGCGGACCTTTTGGAGCAAGGTGGATGGGTTTCACCAGGCGTGGTCATGGAATTCATGGTACAAACAACCCGGCGTCGATTGGTAAAGCAGTATCACACGGGTGTGTCAGAATGTATAATAAAGATGTAATTGAGCTCTACAATTTAGTTCCTATTGGAACTACTGTAAAGATCATATGATATCTCTTTTTCTTATAATTACATGTTCTTGAAAATTAGCTTTCCTTCAATTATTTTTTTATCAGATAAGAATTAATCATCTACCCATATAGTAATCTTGGGTGGCGATATAATTATGTAAAAATAAAATACCCTAAGAAAAAAAACTGTAGGAAGTTTATATAAACTAAAAATAAAACTTCCTACAGTCTCCAACTTTATTTGCCGTCTTTATTTTTTAGATGATTTCTATACCCATTCTTCAGAAAGAATTTCTCCTTGCAAACTCACAACAATTGCCTTAACAGGTACCTTAGTAAAAAGACATCCTGAAAGCCGGATGTCTTTTTATCTGCTGTTAAGAAATATACTCTCTTTGTCTAAATAACTAACAAAGCTATCAATGGAATAGTTATAATTGATAATAATGTGGAAATAAAAACACACTGGGCACCCAAATACGAATTACCATTATATTTCTCTGCCAATATTGAAGCACTGGCAGCCATTGGCATTGCAGTAATTATAACGGGAATACCGATCATCAGTGATTCAAAACCAAGTACCTTGAGCACTAATAAAACACACAACGGTAAAAAAACTAAACGAATAAAGCTTACCACATATACTTTATAATTAGAAAACATTTCAGAAAACTTTTCATTAGCAAGAATAAGTCCTACAATAATCATCCCGAGTGGCGTTATAGTCGAAGCGATCATGCTGATAGACATCGATATTGGCTTGGGAAAGTCCAATGAAAACAAAAACATGATGAGGCCAATCACTACTGCCACGATAGGCGGGTTTATGATACTTTTAAAATCTATTTTCACAGTATTTTCTTGTCCTCGCTGCATAATTACTACGCCTAAAGTATTGAATAAAAGTCTCAACAAAATAATAAATATGGATGTATAAAACATTCCTTCCTTACCGTATAAAGCGGATGTCACCGGAAAACCCATAAAGCTAAAATTCGAGAATAGAATTCCAAAATGATATACGTTTTCAGATAAACGGTCAACTTTTAGTAGTTTTACGGTGACTATTGAAACCACACCTGAAAATATCACTATACCCAGGCTTATCACTATAAGCCATATACCATCTATTAAAGTTTTGAAAGAAAATGGGTAATCCATTGAATAAATAATCATCGCTGGAAAAACAATATTAAATACAAAATTGGATAAATTTTTACTAAAAGAACTATCCACAAGATTTAACCTACGTACAGTAAAACCAACCATTAGCAAGATAAAAAGCACTAATATTTGATTAAATGTCGTCAAAAAGCTCATATGTCACACTCCCTTTACCTAAAATTATGCTGTTATTAAAAAAGTCAAGGCACGTTTAGTACCTTGACTAATATAAAAACATACTAGAGAATGATATTATCTATTATAAAGTTTAATCAATTTATGCCGCTGCGGCACTTTCTTTAGCTTTTTTAGCATTCTTCAGGTTGCTTCTTACTGACATTACTGCTGAGAACACAGCTATTGCTAAAAATGCTCCAGCAATCGGCTTAGTTAAAAACGGTAAGAAATCCCCGTTAGTGTACATTAAACCTCTACGCAAATTGGTTTCGGCAATTGGTCCTAATATGAAACCAAGAATAATCGGTGCTGATGGGTACTTGAATTTTTCTAATACGTAACCCAATATACCAAAGAATAAAATTGTCCATACGTCAAATACTCTGTTATTTAACCCAAAGGCACCTACAACACACAGAGCCAAAATAATTGGCAGTAGTATGTGTTTTGGTATACTGAGAAGTCTAACAAATAGTCTTAACCCGAAGAATTCCATAATCAACATAACTATATTGGCAACAATCAAAGCAGCAAATATACCGTACACGATATCCCCGCTATCCCGGAAAAGCAATGGGCCCGGAGTAATACCATGGATCATTAATCCTCCAAGAAGCATAGCAGTAACAGTATCCCCTGGTATACCTAATGTTAAAAGCGGAACAAGAGCTCCACCAATTGTAGCATTATTCGCAGCCTCTGACGCTACAATACCGTCTATAATACCTGTACCAAATTTTTCAGGATGCTTGGATTGATTCTTAGCAGCCAAGTATGCCAGAATATTTGAAGTACCTCCGCCAATACCCGGCAGTATACCTATACCTGTACCTATAATACTGGACCTTATGAAATTCAAAATTTGACTTTTAAATTCGGCCATGGTAAAGCCGAAACCTCTGATTGAATAATCTCTAATTTCATCTTTTTTGATATTAGCGCTATTTTCTGCAGTGTTTAGTATTTCAGAAATTGCAAATAGCCCTATTAAAGCTGGTAAAAGGTCGAAACCGGCATCTAATTCGCTAATTCCAAAAGTAAATCTTGGATAAGCATCAATTGGCGCAGTACCTATCAATGCTAAAGCCATACCAATCATTCCACTCGCCAAGCCCTTTGCCAGGGAATTACCCGCCAAGCTTGCAATCATTGTTAATGAGAATATAGCAATTGCAAAGTACTCAAACGGACCAAACTTTAAAGCAACTTCAGCTAACGGTGGTGCTATAAAGAATAAAATGAAAAAACTAAAAAGTCCACCCAGGAATGAGAAGAAAATACCTACTCCCAACGCCTTACCAGCTTCCCCTTTTGCAGCCATGGGATGACCATCAAAGCAAGTAGCAATAGACGAAGGTGTCCCCGGTATCTTTAATAGGATAGCTGAAATCAGACCACCTGAAACTCCACCAATATACAAACCAATCAACAGTGCCATACCATGTACTGGTTCCATTCCAAAAGTAATGGGTAGACACAAAGCTACAGCCATCGTTGCTGTTAAGCCAGGAATTGCTCCGAATATAATACCCACAGCAACACCAACGGCAATTAAAATTATTGCTTTAACAGTAAATATAGCACCAAAGCCGGCTATAAACATCTCTAACACGCAAATCCCTCCTTACCCTAAAATACCTGCTGGCAGCATTAATTGGAAACCGTATACAAATGTATAATAAATAACTGCTGATGCAGCAACTGCCACAGCTGCAAATAACGGAATCTTTCTCTCTGCCTTATTTGCAAGTACATAGAATTGAGCGAAGAGGTAAACAGCGGTCATAATTAAAAATCCAACTTTATCAAGTAAAGCTATATATAGTGCTATAAGAACAAATGTAGCAATAACTGAAATATGATTAATCTGCCCCTCTTCACCAGCGGTCTCTTTAGTGTTAGTTTGTTCCCCTGATTTAAGCTGCCTGATTGCACCTATAATAATAACTACACTGAGAATTGCAAGAAAAATACCGACAAGTTGAGGTACAAATGCTGCGCCTATTCTGGATACCGTAATCTTTTTTATACTAAATGAAGAGATAAAAATCACTGCAGCAACAACAAAAAGAAAGCTGCCCGAAATTATATCTCCGTATTTCTTAATCATACTCCTACCCCCCATTCACATATTTCTAAATAAAAAAACTGTCTTTTTCCCCGTTTATATATTTCCACAAACAGAATGAGAAAGTCCTTTACAATACAGCCTCCGATACCCCCTATTTTTCTGCTGTAGGATGTACCAGAGGCGTCATTCAATAATTTTTACAAACCTTATTGCTTCATTACTTGCTCTTTAAATTTCATAAATTGCTCTTTCATCTTAGCAAGATATTTAACTGAATCTTCAGGATTCATATAAGTTGGAGTTAATTGATATGCTTTAGCAATATCTTCCTCATACTCTTTATTTTCTTTTTTAATATATTTTGCAGATAAATCAATTACTTTAATAATCCCATTTGTATAAGTATCTTTTTCAATTGTTCTTTTTCTTCAGTGCTCATCGGCCCTACCGGGTCCATACACGGACCTGCTTCAATGCCGAGCAATTCTAATGCTTCTTTGATAACTGTCGGGAATGTCCCCAAAGTAAATCCAATTCTTAATGGAGCTAAGGTATATTGGGCTTCTAATGAACCTTTTATATCTCCTGCCATATATTTGTCGTAGATATCTGCACACAATCTTGGTGCTACGTTGGCACAAGCTGCGATAGAACCGGTTCCTCCGTAGCAAAGAGCAGCATGTATCAGTGTATCTCTTCCTGCTAATACGTGGAAGTTCTTTCCTCTTGTCAGCCTGATATATTCTCCTGTTAAAGTGAAATCTCCACTACTGTCTTTAATACCTACGATATTTTCAACGTCTGCAAGTTTTGCTGCTGTTGCTGCAGTGATAGTAACGCCTGTCTTTGGTACATTGTTATATAAAAGGATAGGCAGTTTAGTGTTTGCAGCAATTGTCTTATAGTGTGTGATTAACTGGTCCTGGCTTGGACTGATGAACATAGGTGTTAATACGGATACAGCGTCAACTCCAACTTCTTCAGCAATATTAACAAGTTTTACAACCTGCTTGGTAGTAATAGCTGCTGCACCTGCATAAACAGGAACTCTTCCCTTTGTTTCATCCACTGTTATTTCTAAAACTTCCCTGTGCTCTTCTGGAGTCAAGCCATAGAATTCTCCGGTAGTTCCTACTGCGAAAATACCGTGGATTCCTCCATCAATCAAATAATTCACTAACTTTCTTAATGCTTTTTCATTGATCTTACCTTCTTTGGTAAGCGGTGTAATCATTGCGGGCAATACGCCCTTTGGTACGAAGTTCATATTATAGTCCTCCTTAATTTTTATTTTTATAAATTAATAAAATCTAACACTTCTATCATTGCGGGCGAAGCGTAGCAATCTCCTTTATACTTGTTTTATGAGATCGCTGCCGCTTCTCGCCATGATAACAACGTGTCTCATAAAAAATCTATATTAAAACAGGTAAACCTGTTTAGTCTTTTAAAATAAGTTACCATTTTCATCAAATTCCATTGGCCTCGGTTCTTCCACAATTTCTATCAATGGATTAGCCCGTGCTTCATCAAGTAGATGTTCTGATATATACATGTCATCCACTTTCAAAGTGTTTTTAATCCTTATCATCCTGATTTTATCGTAATCCACATCTAAGCAGGTTTTAATTGCCGCTCTAATGGCCTGGATATCTGTGTTCATAACCATCGGTATTTTTACAGATGCGACCACCCTTGATGTAAGCGGGTTGGCATAGGTTTTTTCGAAGTCAATTTTGGCAAACATTCTTCTGGAGCAAATATCACCCAAACCCATACCATTTGCATTCCCATGGGTCTCTTCTGTAAGGTCCAATATAACAATCTTTTGCACTTTGGGTTCACAGGTGACTGCTGATGACGTATATCTGCCTACAACATTTGTGTCCATGCCGGTACCACTTATGTTTTTGCCTATCTCATCTACGATAAGAACATCGTATTTATTAAACGGGATCTGGGGCAGATAGCTTTTAGCTTCCTGCAGTAGAGCAGGTTCATCTTCCATTATTCTTTCCCGCGGTACAGCTACAATCTTACAGGTTTCGTCATAAGCATTTTCTAAAATTCCTACGCCAAAAATAATGTTTGACTTATCTATAGCCACTCGGGCAATATCCTCTATTCTTGCAGACATATTGGCTAGTCCTGTTGCATGACATATTTCTGCTCCTATTTGCTTGCCCAATCCAATAACAATCATCTTTGCAAGACCACTTTCATAGTTTCCTCTAAAGGAAGTATGCGGCTTTATGCGCCCTACTACTACCGTTGCGTCCGCCTCTGTAGCAGCGTACTTATCAAAGCATACCGGCAACCCGTTTTTTGTTGTTCCCAGTTGGACTACCTCCATTGTTGCACGGATAGGGGCTCCTACTGCCTCCTCAGTAATTCCAAGGCTGTGAAGAACTTCTACCTGTCCTTGAGCTGTTGCTCCGCCATGGCTTCCCATAGTAGGTATGATAAAAGGGTGTGCTCCCACTTCTTTTAAACTGCTGACTATTTCCCGTATAATAACTGCAATATTTGCAATTCCCCTGCTGCCTGCAGTTATAGCAACTCTATCACCTTTTTTTACCCTATCGAGTATACCTTCCTTTTTGAGCTGTTCTCTAACTACCGCTGGAATATCCTCCAAAACAGGTCTTGGAAACTTTTGTCTTATTCTTGCCATTTTAGGCAGTTGAATATCTCGAACAAGTTGCTCTAAAATACTCACGTAATTTCCCCTTTTCTCTTATCCCTTAATCACCGGGTTATTTACAGGCCAGCTAGGTTTTTTACCGCTGAGAACTTCGTCTATACCTATTGCTGCATGCAAGCCCATTCTGTCCATAGCTTCTTGTGTAAGTGCAGCGTTATGCGGTGTTAATATTACATTATGTAACTCAAAGAGCGGGTTATCTTTTGCAGGAGGTTCTTGTTCGAATACATCCAAGCCA from Petroclostridium xylanilyticum encodes:
- the nifJ gene encoding pyruvate:ferredoxin (flavodoxin) oxidoreductase, which translates into the protein MSKVMKTMDGNTAAAHIAYAFTDVAAIYPITPSSTMAELVDQWSAQGRKNIFGQKVKLTEMQSEAGAAGAMHGALATGALATTFTASQGLLLMIPNMYKIAGELLPGVFHVSARTVATHALSIFGDHSDVMAARQTGAAMLASGSVQEVMDLGGVAHLAAIKSRIPFLHFFDGFRTSHEVQKIEVLSYEELEKLVDYEAISRFRHNALNPEHPVTRGTAQNPDIFFQAREACNRFYDAVPDIVEEYMQEIYKLTGREYHPFNYYGAPDAEYVMVAIGSVTETIEETVDYLISKGEKVGVVKVHLYRPFSDKYFFKVLPQTVKRIAVMDRTKEPGAIGEPLYQDVRSLFYGKENAPFIIGGRYGLSSKNTTPAQIKAVFDNLKSEEPKDHFTVGIVDDVTHLSLPVGEKINTCAEGTVSCKFWGFGSDGTVGANKNAIKIIGDNTDMYVQAYFSYDSKKSGGVTVSHLRFGKKPIKSTYLVEEADFIACHKESYVNQFEVLDGLKDGGTFLLNCTWPAEDLKEKIPYKMKKYMADHHINFYIINAYDIASKLGLGNRINMIMQTAFFKLANIIPVEDAVQYLKDAIQKTYGSKGEKIVKINCDAVDHALDALIKVDTASLLTNAEEEAAMTIEEYKPDFIRNILETINRQQGDLLPVSAFAGTEDGTFPQGTAAYEKRGIAINVPEWQIDNCIQCNQCSLVCPHAVIRPFLLDDEELANAPEGFAVKPALGKELKGLHYRIQISPLDCTGCGVCAQTCPAKEKALIMKPFATQVEKQKEYFNYAINKVKVKDNLIDKFTLKGSQFAKPLLEFSGACAGCGETPYAKLITQLFGDRMLIANATGCSSIWGGSAPSTPYTVNDRGHGPAWANSLFEDNAEYGYGMYLGVEQIRDKLADIAQEVINLNLDAGLNAALTDWLQNKNKGEESRLAASKLLPLLEKYSDHTLIHEILDRKEFLVKKSQWIFGGDGWAYDIGFGGLDHVLASGDDVNVLVFDTEVYSNTGGQSSKATPTAAVAKFAASGKKIRKKDLGRMAMSYGYVYVAQIALGANMNQAIRAIKEAEAYPGPSLIIAYAPCIAHGLKGGMGCSIMQEKKAVETGYWHLYRFNPLLKEEGKNPFVLDSKEPAESFKDFLLSEVRYTSLQNTFPEIAEKYFELAEQDAKEKYNIYKRLAADFEDVNK
- a CDS encoding DUF5317 family protein → MLKSQMVITHTLITSSTRLSILADIIAIPKPYPLPKVLSIGDIFIAFGVFVFIQEAMLSRRLIEKNIIF
- a CDS encoding L,D-transpeptidase, whose translation is MYICPYAYMMNTYITVTYSITINTSARTLTLYRNGSVYKTYPVAVGKPSTPTPKGTFTILNKAVNPGGPFGARWMGFTRRGHGIHGTNNPASIGKAVSHGCVRMYNKDVIELYNLVPIGTTVKII
- a CDS encoding AEC family transporter, whose amino-acid sequence is MSFLTTFNQILVLFILLMVGFTVRRLNLVDSSFSKNLSNFVFNIVFPAMIIYSMDYPFSFKTLIDGIWLIVISLGIVIFSGVVSIVTVKLLKVDRLSENVYHFGILFSNFSFMGFPVTSALYGKEGMFYTSIFIILLRLLFNTLGVVIMQRGQENTVKIDFKSIINPPIVAVVIGLIMFLFSLDFPKPISMSISMIASTITPLGMIIVGLILANEKFSEMFSNYKVYVVSFIRLVFLPLCVLLVLKVLGFESLMIGIPVIITAMPMAASASILAEKYNGNSYLGAQCVFISTLLSIITIPLIALLVI
- a CDS encoding tripartite tricarboxylate transporter permease, producing MFIAGFGAIFTVKAIILIAVGVAVGIIFGAIPGLTATMAVALCLPITFGMEPVHGMALLIGLYIGGVSGGLISAILLKIPGTPSSIATCFDGHPMAAKGEAGKALGVGIFFSFLGGLFSFFILFFIAPPLAEVALKFGPFEYFAIAIFSLTMIASLAGNSLAKGLASGMIGMALALIGTAPIDAYPRFTFGISELDAGFDLLPALIGLFAISEILNTAENSANIKKDEIRDYSIRGFGFTMAEFKSQILNFIRSSIIGTGIGILPGIGGGTSNILAYLAAKNQSKHPEKFGTGIIDGIVASEAANNATIGGALVPLLTLGIPGDTVTAMLLGGLMIHGITPGPLLFRDSGDIVYGIFAALIVANIVMLIMEFFGLRLFVRLLSIPKHILLPIILALCVVGAFGLNNRVFDVWTILFFGILGYVLEKFKYPSAPIILGFILGPIAETNLRRGLMYTNGDFLPFLTKPIAGAFLAIAVFSAVMSVRSNLKNAKKAKESAAAA
- a CDS encoding tripartite tricarboxylate transporter TctB family protein, whose product is MIKKYGDIISGSFLFVVAAVIFISSFSIKKITVSRIGAAFVPQLVGIFLAILSVVIIIGAIRQLKSGEQTNTKETAGEEGQINHISVIATFVLIALYIALLDKVGFLIMTAVYLFAQFYVLANKAERKIPLFAAVAVAASAVIYYTFVYGFQLMLPAGILG
- the dapA gene encoding 4-hydroxy-tetrahydrodipicolinate synthase — its product is MNFVPKGVLPAMITPLTKEGKINEKALRKLVNYLIDGGIHGIFAVGTTGEFYGLTPEEHREVLEITVDETKGRVPVYAGAAAITTKQVVKLVNIAEEVGVDAVSVLTPMFISPSQDQLITHYKTIAANTKLPILLYNNVPKTGVTITAATAAKLADVENIVGIKDSSGDFTLTGEYIRLTRGKNFHVLAGRDTLIHAALCYGGTGSIAACANVAPRLCADIYDKYMAGDIKGSLEAQYTLAPLRIGFTLGTFPTVIKEALELLGIEAGPCMDPVGPMSTEEKEQLKKILIQMGLLK
- a CDS encoding lactate racemase domain-containing protein, whose amino-acid sequence is MSILEQLVRDIQLPKMARIRQKFPRPVLEDIPAVVREQLKKEGILDRVKKGDRVAITAGSRGIANIAVIIREIVSSLKEVGAHPFIIPTMGSHGGATAQGQVEVLHSLGITEEAVGAPIRATMEVVQLGTTKNGLPVCFDKYAATEADATVVVGRIKPHTSFRGNYESGLAKMIVIGLGKQIGAEICHATGLANMSARIEDIARVAIDKSNIIFGVGILENAYDETCKIVAVPRERIMEDEPALLQEAKSYLPQIPFNKYDVLIVDEIGKNISGTGMDTNVVGRYTSSAVTCEPKVQKIVILDLTEETHGNANGMGLGDICSRRMFAKIDFEKTYANPLTSRVVASVKIPMVMNTDIQAIRAAIKTCLDVDYDKIRMIRIKNTLKVDDMYISEHLLDEARANPLIEIVEEPRPMEFDENGNLF